CTATTTCCATCGGGACGAGCGGCGCGGTGCGGGCAGCAGTCGAGCGTCCATTGACAGACAAGGAAGGACGGCTATTTTGCTACTATTTGTCTGAGCAGTGCTGGATCGTAGGGGGCCCCGTGAACAACGGCGGCATCGTGCTGCGCTGGATTCGCGACGCTGTAGCTCCGCGGGAAACTGCCTATGCCAAGCAGAACGGGATAGACCCTTATGAGCACTTCACAGCGCTGGCTCAGGAAGTGCCGGCAGGCAGCGAGGGGCTGCTCTTCTTGCCGTACTTGACTGGCGAGAGAGCGCCATATTGGAACGCTGACCAGCGCGGCGTATACTTCGGGCTTTCCCTCCAGCATGATATTCGCCATATGGTGCGCGCAGCGATGGAAGGCGTGCTGTTCGCAATCGAATCGATCGTGGATCCGCTGAAGTCGATGACTGGCGACATCCATACGGTACGTGCGTCCGGCGGCTTTGCCAATTCGCCATTTTGGTGCCAGATGATGGCGGATGTCCTCGGCATCCCTGTACGCATTCCGGATTCCGTCGAGGGCTCGGCGATCGGCGCCGTCAAGCTGGCGATGCTGGCAACCGGTGCGGTGAAGTCGTACGATGAGCTTGCAGGCTGGAACGGCGGCGAGACTGTATACGAACCGAATCCGCACAATCACGAGGTATACAGGCAGCTGATTCCGATCCATCGGCAGCTGGCCGAGTCGTCGGACCATGCGTTCCAGAGCATCGCCAGATTCCAACAGCAAAAACGCATTTGAGAAAGTAACGCGAAATATGTAAAATAAACGATAGTGTTTGGATGCAAGAATGGCTAAACCAAGACTGAAGAGAAAGAAGGAAGGGTAATGTCGAAACAACAAATTGGCGTAGTAGGCTTGGCAGTAATGGGTAAAAATCTTGCACTGAACCTGGAGAGCAAGGGCTTCTCCGTATCAGTGTTCAACCGTTCGCCGGAAAAGACGAAGGAGCTCGTTGCCGAAGCGGCGGGGAAAAATCTTGTCGGCACTTATTCGGTCGAAGAGTTCGTACAATCGTTGGAAGTACCCCGCAAAATTCTGATTATGGTCAAGGCAGGCGCGCCGACAGACCAGACGATCGAACAGCTCATTCCGCATTTGGATGAAGGGGACATCCTGATTGACGGCGGCAACGCATTCTTCCCGGATACGCAGCGTCGCAACAAGGAGCTCGAAGCGAAGGGCTTCCGCTTTATCGGTACAGGTGTATCCGGCGGTGAAGAAGGCGCGTTGAAAGGCCCATCCATCATGCCAGGCGGACAGAAGAGCGCTTACGAATTGGTGGAGCCGATGCTCACTGCGATCTCCGCCAAGGTGAATGGCGATCCTTGCTGTACATATATCGGACCAGACGGCGCAGGCCATTATGTGAAGATGGTGCACAACGGTATTGAGTACGGGGACATGCAGCTCATTTGCGAAGCTTACCATCTGCTGTCGTCCGTATGCGGCCTGTCTGCCGATGAGCTTCACGAGGTGTTCACAGAGTGGAACAAGGGCGAGCTGGACAGCTATCTGATTGAGATTACGGCGGACATCTTCTCCAAGAAGGACCCGGAGACCGGCAAACCGATGGTAGAGGTCATCCTCGACACAGCCGGGCAAAAGGGTACGGGGAAATGGACAAGCCAAAGCTCCCTCGACCTGGGCGTGCCGCTTTCGATCATTACCGAGTCCGTATTCTCCCGATTTATTTCTGCGATGAAAGAAGAGCGAACTGCCGCCAGCAAGATTTTGAACGGACCTGCGGCGAAAGAGCTTGGCGTGGACAAGAAAGCGTTCATTGAAATGGTCAGACAGGCGCTGTATGCGAGCAAAATTTGCTCCTATGCGCAAGGGTTTGCTCAAATGCGGGCGGCTTCCGAGGAGTACAATTGGAACCTGGACTATGGCAACATTGCGATGATCTTCCGCGGCGGCTGCATCATCCGCGCGCAATTCCTGCAGAACATCAAAGACGCCTATGACCGCGATGCGAATCTGGCGAATCTTCTGCTGGACCCCTATTTCAAGGGTGTGGTCGACAAGTATCAGGACGCGTGGAGAAAAGTCGTGGCGATTGCAGTAGAGCAGGGCATACCGGTTCCGGCGTTTGCCAGCGCGATCGCTTATTATGACAGCTATCGTACAGAGCGGCTTCCGGCAAACCTGCTGCAGGCGCAGCGTGATTATTTCGGTGCCCATACGTTCAATCGCGTAGACAAGGAAGGCGTGTTCCATCATCAGTGGTTCTAAGCATCGGGCGCAAACAAGTAGGGGGATTTTCCCCCTACTTGTTTGCCATTATAACGTGATGCTCTGAGAGCTGCGGGTATCGGTAGGGAGGAGCCCGTACACGGCTTCCGTCAGGCAGGTGCGAAGCCGTTCGGTTTCTGTCTCGCCGGGGTGATTGTAAATCAAAGTCAAGGCAATTTCCGCGTAGTGGCGAAAATTTTGCAGAAGTCTTTCCGGAGGCAGCTCCAGAAGCCGCGGATCGTTCGCGTATACTCTGGATTTGACAAATTCCATGAACCAGACCATATCGTTTTTGCAGAGCACATGATT
The nucleotide sequence above comes from Xylanibacillus composti. Encoded proteins:
- the gndA gene encoding NADP-dependent phosphogluconate dehydrogenase → MSKQQIGVVGLAVMGKNLALNLESKGFSVSVFNRSPEKTKELVAEAAGKNLVGTYSVEEFVQSLEVPRKILIMVKAGAPTDQTIEQLIPHLDEGDILIDGGNAFFPDTQRRNKELEAKGFRFIGTGVSGGEEGALKGPSIMPGGQKSAYELVEPMLTAISAKVNGDPCCTYIGPDGAGHYVKMVHNGIEYGDMQLICEAYHLLSSVCGLSADELHEVFTEWNKGELDSYLIEITADIFSKKDPETGKPMVEVILDTAGQKGTGKWTSQSSLDLGVPLSIITESVFSRFISAMKEERTAASKILNGPAAKELGVDKKAFIEMVRQALYASKICSYAQGFAQMRAASEEYNWNLDYGNIAMIFRGGCIIRAQFLQNIKDAYDRDANLANLLLDPYFKGVVDKYQDAWRKVVAIAVEQGIPVPAFASAIAYYDSYRTERLPANLLQAQRDYFGAHTFNRVDKEGVFHHQWF